From Rhodopseudomonas palustris, a single genomic window includes:
- a CDS encoding ABC transporter permease has protein sequence MTQQIALEGGPSLERIARAEGLALCASGSWTARFAPVLERLVTEAERLGGSKPDVFIDVSGIARLDTFGAWLIERLRRNLGQAGAEARIAGLSANYASLVDEVRQVSETGPAPKRGGALRAPIERLGRTMYAFFDDIVALISMMGAVLAGLGRIVIRPTSFRLTSTVHHLEQVCWNAVPIILLITFLIGCIVAQQGIFHFRKFGADVFVVDMLGVLVLRELGVLLVAIMVAGRSGSAYTAELGSMKMREEIDALRTMGFDPIDVLIVPRLIALVLAVPILTFLGAMAALYGGGLVAWLYGGVDPEAFLLRLRDAISIDHFTVGMIKAPVMAAVIGIVACVEGLAVQGSAESLGRHTTASVVKSIFFVIVMDGVFAIFFAGIGI, from the coding sequence ATGACACAGCAGATAGCGTTGGAGGGCGGACCGTCGCTCGAACGGATCGCGCGTGCCGAAGGGCTGGCGCTGTGCGCCTCGGGATCGTGGACGGCGCGGTTCGCGCCGGTACTGGAGCGGCTGGTCACTGAAGCGGAACGGCTCGGCGGCAGCAAGCCGGACGTCTTCATCGACGTCTCCGGCATCGCGCGGCTCGACACCTTCGGCGCCTGGCTGATCGAACGGCTGCGGCGCAATCTCGGCCAGGCCGGCGCCGAGGCACGGATTGCCGGGCTGTCGGCCAACTATGCCAGCCTGGTCGACGAGGTCCGGCAGGTCAGTGAAACCGGGCCCGCGCCGAAGCGAGGCGGGGCGCTGCGCGCGCCGATCGAGCGCCTCGGCCGCACCATGTATGCGTTCTTCGACGACATCGTCGCGCTGATCAGCATGATGGGAGCGGTTCTGGCCGGGCTGGGCCGGATCGTGATCCGGCCGACCTCGTTCCGGCTGACCTCGACCGTCCACCACCTCGAACAGGTGTGCTGGAATGCGGTGCCGATCATCCTGCTGATCACCTTCCTGATCGGCTGCATCGTGGCGCAGCAGGGCATCTTCCATTTCCGCAAGTTCGGCGCCGATGTCTTCGTGGTCGACATGCTCGGCGTCCTGGTGCTGCGCGAACTCGGCGTGCTGCTGGTGGCGATCATGGTGGCGGGCCGGTCGGGAAGCGCCTATACGGCCGAACTCGGCTCGATGAAGATGCGTGAGGAGATCGACGCGCTGCGCACCATGGGGTTCGATCCGATCGACGTGCTGATCGTTCCGCGGCTAATCGCGCTGGTGCTGGCGGTACCGATCCTCACCTTCCTCGGCGCGATGGCGGCGCTGTATGGCGGCGGCCTGGTCGCCTGGCTGTACGGCGGCGTCGATCCGGAGGCGTTCCTGCTGCGGCTGCGCGATGCGATCTCGATCGATCATTTCACCGTCGGGATGATCAAGGCGCCGGTGATGGCGGCGGTGATCGGTATCGTCGCCTGCGTCGAGGGGCTGGCGGTGCAGGGCAGCGCCGAGTCGCTCGGCCGCCACACCACCGCCTCGGTCGTGAAGAGCATCTTCTTCGTGATCGTGATGGACGGCGTGTTCGCGATCTTCTTTGCGGGAATTGGAATCTGA
- a CDS encoding MFS transporter, producing MSFESQIPTPSPAATRFASRLALFYATTFAVTGTYLPFFTVWLKAVGIEASWIGVIVAAPAVTRFTLLPFITAAAERRNAIRVAMIITALITALGFTLLGIIRGPLLIFVVFVLTACAWTPIVPLTDGYALKAVARYGLNYGPLRLWGSAAFIAGALVSGVLAEVVAPEHLIWLIAAAAWFGAVAGFGLRPLDAPAKSATPQRGAALLRNPTFLAIIIAAALIQGSHAAYYTFASIVWQDAGLGGATIAVLWVLGVVAEIVVFALSPRFTWSPMWLMLGGGLSAVLRWLVTAQDPSLALLTAVQLLHGLTFGLTQVGTMGLLVRHVPGHVIARGQGYYTAATGLVMSCASIASGAVFARYGLAVYDMMAAMGLAGAVVLVLMRRRLLAPAGAAQPHSAASGG from the coding sequence ATGTCTTTCGAATCACAAATCCCCACCCCATCGCCGGCCGCGACGCGATTCGCATCCCGGCTCGCGTTGTTCTACGCGACCACCTTCGCGGTCACCGGCACCTACCTGCCGTTCTTCACGGTGTGGCTGAAAGCCGTTGGAATCGAGGCTTCCTGGATCGGCGTGATCGTCGCGGCGCCGGCGGTGACGCGCTTCACGCTGCTGCCTTTCATCACCGCGGCGGCCGAACGGCGCAATGCGATTCGCGTCGCAATGATCATCACCGCACTGATCACAGCGCTCGGTTTCACCCTCCTCGGAATCATACGTGGGCCGTTGCTGATCTTCGTGGTGTTCGTGCTCACCGCCTGCGCCTGGACGCCAATCGTCCCGCTCACCGACGGCTACGCGCTGAAGGCGGTGGCGCGCTACGGGCTGAACTACGGGCCGCTGCGGCTGTGGGGCTCCGCCGCCTTCATCGCCGGTGCGCTGGTCAGCGGCGTGCTCGCCGAGGTGGTGGCGCCGGAGCATCTGATCTGGCTGATCGCCGCCGCCGCCTGGTTCGGCGCGGTGGCGGGCTTCGGCCTGCGGCCGCTCGATGCGCCGGCCAAATCGGCGACGCCGCAGCGCGGCGCGGCGCTGCTGCGCAATCCGACCTTCCTGGCGATCATTATCGCGGCGGCGCTGATCCAGGGCAGCCACGCCGCATACTACACTTTCGCGTCGATCGTCTGGCAGGACGCCGGCCTCGGCGGCGCGACGATCGCGGTGCTGTGGGTGCTCGGCGTCGTCGCCGAGATCGTGGTGTTCGCGCTGTCGCCGCGGTTCACCTGGTCGCCGATGTGGCTGATGCTGGGCGGCGGGCTGAGCGCGGTGCTGCGCTGGCTGGTCACCGCGCAGGATCCGTCGCTGGCGCTGCTCACCGCGGTACAGTTACTTCACGGTCTGACCTTCGGCCTCACCCAGGTCGGCACCATGGGGCTGCTGGTCCGCCACGTGCCCGGCCATGTAATCGCGCGCGGGCAGGGCTACTACACCGCGGCGACCGGGCTGGTGATGAGCTGCGCGTCGATTGCCTCCGGCGCGGTGTTCGCCCGCTACGGCCTCGCGGTCTATGACATGATGGCGGCGATGGGCCTCGCCGGTGCGGTGGTGCTGGTGCTGATGCGCCGACGATTGCTGGCGCCGGCGGGCGCCGCTCAGCCCCACAGCGCCGCGTCGGGCGGATAG
- the dgcA gene encoding N-acetyl-D-Glu racemase DgcA yields the protein MNSLIAPELTGRIERWPIAGAFTISRGAKTEAIVVVAELRCGDHVGRGECVPYARYGETPEGALAALETMRGPLADGLDRAALQAAMPPGAARNALDCALVDLEAKASGRRAWELLGSAPPRPATTAYTISLGTPEAMAEATVKAAARPLLKIKLGDDGDDARIAAVRRAAPNSELIVDANEAWTPDNLARNLNACADAGVTLVEQPLPAGRDDALSEIARPIAVCADESVHDRASLAALRGRYDAVNIKLDKTGGLTEALAMAEAAQALGLQIMVGCMVATSLAMAPAMLLTPFARFVDLDGPLLLARDRDDGLRYDGSTVYPPDAALWG from the coding sequence ATGAACTCCCTGATAGCGCCCGAACTGACCGGGCGCATCGAACGCTGGCCGATCGCCGGCGCTTTCACCATCAGCCGTGGAGCCAAGACCGAAGCGATCGTCGTGGTGGCCGAACTGCGCTGCGGCGACCATGTCGGCCGCGGCGAATGCGTGCCCTATGCGCGCTACGGTGAGACGCCGGAGGGCGCGCTCGCCGCGCTGGAAACGATGCGCGGGCCGCTCGCCGATGGCCTCGATCGCGCCGCGCTGCAGGCCGCGATGCCGCCCGGCGCCGCCCGCAATGCGCTGGATTGCGCCCTCGTCGATCTGGAAGCGAAGGCGAGCGGCCGGCGGGCCTGGGAGTTGCTCGGCAGCGCGCCGCCGCGCCCGGCGACGACGGCCTACACGATTTCGCTCGGCACGCCCGAAGCGATGGCCGAGGCCACCGTGAAGGCCGCAGCGCGGCCGCTGCTCAAGATCAAGCTCGGCGACGACGGGGATGATGCACGGATCGCTGCGGTGCGCCGCGCCGCGCCGAATTCCGAACTGATCGTCGATGCCAACGAAGCGTGGACGCCGGACAATCTCGCCCGCAACCTCAACGCCTGCGCCGACGCCGGCGTGACTCTGGTCGAGCAGCCGCTGCCGGCCGGCCGCGACGATGCACTGAGCGAAATCGCTCGCCCGATCGCGGTGTGCGCCGACGAGAGCGTCCACGACCGCGCTTCGCTCGCCGCGCTGCGCGGCCGTTACGATGCGGTCAACATCAAGCTGGACAAGACCGGCGGACTCACCGAGGCGCTGGCGATGGCCGAGGCGGCGCAGGCGCTCGGCCTGCAGATCATGGTCGGCTGCATGGTGGCGACTTCGCTGGCGATGGCGCCCGCAATGCTGCTGACGCCGTTCGCCCGCTTCGTCGATCTCGACGGCCCGCTGCTGCTGGCGCGCGACCGCGACGACGGCCTGCGCTACGACGGCAGCACGGTCTATCCGCCCGACGCGGCGCTGTGGGGCTGA